One window from the genome of Rhodopseudomonas sp. P2A-2r encodes:
- a CDS encoding carbohydrate ABC transporter permease: MTTIPTPLPTPTRHYGKSSAWDRLRTNRNWLAVWFMLPAAAFLILFLAYPLFLGVWMSFTDDRIGRAGVFVGLENYEWLKDDSIFWLSVFNTLLYTIVASAIKFAVGLYLALLLNRHMPFKALIRAAVLIPFIVPTVLSAIAFWWIYDSQFSIISWSLIKMGLIDHNINFLGDGNMARASVIFANIWRGVPFVAITLLAGLQTVSPSLYEAAVLDGATPWQRFRFITYPLLTPIIAVVMTFSVLFTFTDFQLIWALTRGGPVNATHLMATLSYQRGILSGRLGEGAAIATAMIPFLMAAIAISWFGMQRRKWQQGTDND, encoded by the coding sequence ATGACGACCATCCCCACACCGCTCCCCACGCCGACCAGGCATTACGGGAAATCCTCCGCATGGGACCGGCTGCGCACCAACCGCAACTGGCTGGCGGTGTGGTTCATGCTGCCGGCTGCGGCGTTCCTGATCCTGTTCCTGGCCTATCCGCTGTTTCTCGGCGTCTGGATGAGCTTTACCGATGACCGCATCGGCCGCGCCGGCGTGTTCGTCGGCCTCGAAAACTACGAGTGGCTGAAGGACGATTCGATCTTCTGGCTGTCGGTGTTCAACACGCTGCTCTATACGATCGTCGCCTCCGCCATCAAATTCGCGGTCGGCCTGTATCTGGCGCTGCTCCTGAACCGCCACATGCCGTTCAAGGCGCTGATCCGCGCCGCGGTGCTGATCCCGTTCATCGTGCCCACCGTGCTGTCGGCCATTGCCTTCTGGTGGATCTACGATTCGCAGTTCTCGATCATCTCCTGGTCGTTGATCAAGATGGGGCTGATCGACCACAACATCAATTTCCTCGGCGATGGCAACATGGCGCGCGCCAGCGTGATCTTCGCCAATATCTGGCGCGGCGTGCCGTTCGTGGCCATTACCCTGCTGGCCGGGCTGCAGACGGTGTCGCCGTCGCTGTACGAGGCGGCGGTGCTGGATGGCGCGACGCCGTGGCAGCGCTTCCGCTTCATCACCTATCCCTTGCTGACGCCGATCATCGCCGTGGTCATGACCTTCTCGGTGCTGTTTACTTTCACCGACTTCCAGCTGATCTGGGCGCTGACCCGCGGCGGTCCGGTCAATGCGACGCATCTGATGGCAACGCTGAGCTATCAGCGCGGCATTCTCTCCGGCCGGCTCGGCGAAGGGGCCGCCATCGCCACCGCCATGATCCCGTTCCTGATGGCCGCCATCGCGATCTCCTGGTTCGGCATGCAACGCCGCAAGTGGCAGCAAGGCACTGACAATGACTGA
- a CDS encoding ABC transporter substrate-binding protein, whose translation MTGFTPDRRSLIKGGALTLATAATMSADQLLGYAKAWAQASPFKPEAGAKINLLRWKRFVEAEDVAFMKIVDAFQKATGVTINVSNESYDDIQPKASVAANTGQGLDMVWGLYSLPFLFPSKCLDVTDVADYLGKKNGGWAESGKKYGMLNGKWIGVPVAATGGLVNYRVAAAEKAGHKTFPKDLAGFLDLVKGMNKVGAPAGMALGHASGDANGWVHWALWAHGGKLIDKGNKVTINSPETAKSLEYVKALYENFIPGTASWNDSSNNKAFLAGQLHLTTNGISIYVTAKKEAPDIAADMNHAHLPAGLDGKTRELHLGFPILIFTFTKFPQACKAFTAFLMEPEQFNPWVEAAQGYLSPFLNDFQKNPIWTADPKNTPYRDVATTASTPAGDAEMSENAAAAIADFVVVDMYANYCTGREDVKTAMASAERAAKRIFRG comes from the coding sequence ATGACTGGATTCACACCGGACCGCCGTTCCCTGATCAAGGGTGGCGCGCTGACGCTGGCCACCGCCGCCACCATGTCGGCCGACCAGTTGCTCGGCTATGCCAAGGCCTGGGCGCAGGCCTCGCCGTTCAAGCCGGAGGCCGGCGCCAAGATCAACCTGCTGCGCTGGAAGCGCTTCGTCGAGGCCGAAGACGTCGCCTTCATGAAGATCGTCGACGCCTTCCAGAAGGCCACCGGCGTCACCATCAACGTCTCCAACGAATCCTATGACGACATCCAGCCCAAGGCCTCGGTGGCCGCCAATACCGGGCAGGGCCTCGACATGGTCTGGGGCCTTTACTCGCTGCCGTTCCTGTTTCCGAGCAAGTGCCTGGATGTCACCGACGTTGCCGATTACCTCGGCAAGAAGAACGGCGGCTGGGCGGAGTCCGGCAAGAAGTACGGCATGCTGAACGGCAAGTGGATCGGCGTTCCCGTCGCCGCCACCGGCGGCCTGGTGAACTACCGCGTTGCCGCCGCCGAGAAGGCCGGCCACAAGACCTTCCCCAAGGACCTCGCTGGCTTCCTCGATCTGGTCAAGGGCATGAACAAGGTCGGCGCGCCCGCCGGCATGGCGCTCGGCCACGCGTCGGGCGACGCCAACGGCTGGGTGCACTGGGCGTTGTGGGCCCATGGCGGCAAGCTGATCGACAAGGGCAACAAGGTCACCATCAACTCGCCGGAGACCGCCAAGTCGCTGGAGTACGTCAAGGCGCTGTATGAGAACTTCATTCCCGGTACCGCGTCGTGGAACGACTCGTCCAACAACAAGGCCTTCCTCGCCGGCCAGCTGCATCTCACCACCAACGGCATCTCGATCTATGTCACGGCGAAGAAGGAAGCTCCGGACATCGCCGCCGACATGAACCATGCCCATCTGCCGGCGGGTCTCGACGGCAAGACCCGCGAGCTGCATCTCGGCTTCCCGATCCTGATCTTCACCTTCACCAAGTTCCCGCAGGCCTGCAAGGCGTTCACCGCGTTCCTGATGGAGCCCGAGCAGTTCAACCCGTGGGTCGAGGCGGCGCAGGGTTATCTGTCGCCGTTCCTCAACGACTTCCAGAAAAACCCGATCTGGACGGCGGATCCGAAGAACACCCCGTATCGCGACGTCGCCACCACCGCGTCCACCCCGGCAGGCGACGCCGAGATGAGCGAGAACGCGGCGGCGGCGATTGCCGATTTCGTGGTGGTCGACATGTACGCCAACTACTGCACCGGCCGCGAGGACGTGAAGACGGCAATGGCCTCGGCGGAACGCGCAGCCAAGCGCATCTTCCGCGGCTGA
- a CDS encoding IlvD/Edd family dehydratase, with protein sequence MNKPMTGITRRKLRSSEWFNDPHNPAMTALYLERYLNYGLTRHELQSGKPIIGIAQTGSDLSPCNRHHLELAKRVREGITAAGGLAMEFPVHPIQETGKRPTAALDRNLAYLGLVEVLFGYPLDGVVLTTGCDKTTPACLMAAATVNLPAIVLSGGPMLNGWHEGERTGSGTVVWKSRERLAAGEIDYEEFMSIVASSAPSVGHCNTMGTASTMNSLAEALGMSLPGCAAIPAPYRERGQIAYETGSRIVEMVWEDLKPSDILTREAFENCIVVNSAIGGSTNAPIHINALARHIGVELDIDDWQSVGHKVPLLVNMQPAGFYLGEEYHRAGGVPSVVRELMTHKKIHEGAMTVNGKTMGENCAAAPKPDNDVIWSYDKPMVKDAGFLVLRGNLFDSAIMKTSVISKEFFERYLNNPKDPNAFEGRAIVFEGPEDYHHRIDDADLNIDEHCILFVRGTGPIGYPGGAEVVNMQPPAALIKRGIHSLACIGDGRQSGTSGSPSILNATPEAAANGGLAILKTGDMVRIDLNKGEANIMISDEELKRRRAELMAAGGFKYPANQTPWQELYRSTVGQQATGACLELATRYHDIAGTIGTARHNH encoded by the coding sequence ATGAACAAGCCGATGACCGGGATCACCCGACGCAAGCTCCGCTCCAGCGAGTGGTTCAACGACCCCCACAATCCAGCGATGACCGCTCTCTATCTTGAGCGCTACCTGAATTACGGCCTGACCCGCCACGAACTGCAGTCCGGCAAGCCGATCATCGGCATTGCCCAGACCGGCAGCGACCTGTCGCCGTGCAACCGCCATCACCTCGAACTGGCCAAGCGCGTCCGCGAGGGAATCACCGCCGCCGGCGGGCTGGCGATGGAATTTCCGGTGCATCCGATCCAGGAGACCGGCAAGCGCCCGACCGCGGCACTTGACCGCAACCTGGCCTATCTCGGCCTTGTCGAGGTGCTGTTCGGCTATCCGCTCGACGGCGTCGTGCTGACCACCGGCTGCGACAAGACCACGCCGGCCTGCCTGATGGCGGCGGCGACGGTGAACCTGCCGGCGATTGTGCTGTCCGGCGGGCCGATGCTCAACGGCTGGCACGAGGGCGAACGCACCGGCTCCGGAACAGTGGTCTGGAAATCCCGCGAGCGGCTCGCCGCGGGCGAGATCGACTATGAGGAATTCATGTCCATCGTGGCGTCGTCAGCGCCCTCGGTCGGCCATTGCAACACCATGGGCACGGCGTCGACGATGAACTCGCTGGCCGAAGCCCTGGGCATGTCCCTGCCCGGCTGCGCCGCCATCCCGGCGCCCTACCGCGAACGCGGCCAGATTGCCTACGAGACGGGCAGCCGCATCGTGGAAATGGTGTGGGAGGACCTCAAGCCCTCGGACATCCTGACCCGCGAGGCGTTCGAGAACTGCATCGTCGTCAATTCCGCGATCGGCGGCTCGACCAATGCGCCGATCCACATCAACGCGCTGGCCCGCCACATCGGCGTCGAACTGGATATCGACGACTGGCAGAGCGTCGGTCACAAGGTCCCGCTGCTGGTCAACATGCAGCCGGCGGGATTCTATCTCGGCGAAGAATATCACCGCGCCGGCGGCGTGCCCTCGGTGGTGCGCGAGTTGATGACGCACAAGAAGATCCACGAAGGCGCCATGACCGTCAACGGCAAGACCATGGGCGAGAATTGCGCGGCCGCACCGAAGCCGGACAACGACGTGATCTGGTCCTACGACAAGCCAATGGTGAAGGATGCCGGCTTCCTGGTGCTGCGCGGCAACCTGTTCGACTCGGCGATCATGAAGACCTCGGTGATCTCCAAGGAGTTCTTCGAGCGCTACCTCAACAACCCGAAAGACCCCAACGCCTTCGAGGGCCGCGCCATCGTGTTCGAGGGGCCGGAGGACTATCACCACCGCATCGACGACGCCGACCTGAACATCGACGAGCACTGCATCCTGTTCGTGCGCGGCACCGGGCCGATCGGCTATCCCGGCGGTGCCGAGGTGGTCAACATGCAGCCGCCGGCGGCGCTGATCAAACGCGGCATCCACTCGCTGGCCTGTATCGGCGACGGCCGGCAGTCCGGCACCTCGGGCTCGCCCTCGATCCTCAACGCCACCCCGGAGGCCGCGGCCAATGGCGGCCTGGCGATCCTCAAGACCGGCGACATGGTGCGCATCGACCTCAACAAGGGCGAAGCCAACATCATGATCTCCGACGAGGAGCTGAAACGGCGACGCGCCGAGCTGATGGCTGCGGGCGGGTTCAAGTATCCGGCCAACCAGACGCCGTGGCAGGAACTGTACCGCTCCACCGTCGGCCAGCAGGCCACCGGCGCCTGCCTGGAACTGGCAACGCGCTATCACGACATTGCCGGCACGATCGGCACGGCAAGGCATAACCACTAA
- a CDS encoding SDR family oxidoreductase, whose protein sequence is MSDRLKGKRAFVTAGAAGIGRACALAFAREGATVFATDIDEKGIATLTKDGVAEVAKLDVRDSAAVDAMAKKVGPVDILLNAAGFVHHGTVLDCDDAAWDFSFDINVKSMHRTIRAFLPGMLANGGGSIVNIASAAGVFKAAPNRYVYGATKAAVAALTRAVAADFITKGIRCNSICPGTIETPSMLDRAAAAGPQGRELFVSRQPMGRLGTADEIASLAVYLASDESSFTTGVAHIIDGGWTL, encoded by the coding sequence ATGTCTGATCGGCTGAAGGGTAAACGCGCCTTTGTGACTGCGGGGGCCGCCGGCATCGGCCGCGCCTGCGCGCTGGCCTTTGCACGCGAGGGCGCCACGGTATTCGCCACTGACATCGACGAGAAAGGCATCGCCACCCTGACCAAGGACGGCGTGGCGGAGGTGGCTAAACTCGACGTGCGCGACAGCGCGGCGGTCGACGCCATGGCCAAGAAGGTCGGGCCGGTGGATATCCTGCTCAACGCCGCCGGCTTCGTGCATCACGGCACCGTGCTCGACTGCGACGACGCGGCCTGGGATTTCTCGTTCGACATCAACGTCAAGTCGATGCACCGCACGATCCGCGCCTTCCTGCCGGGCATGCTGGCCAACGGCGGCGGCAGCATCGTCAACATCGCCTCCGCCGCCGGCGTGTTCAAAGCCGCACCGAACCGCTACGTCTACGGCGCCACCAAAGCGGCTGTCGCGGCGCTGACCCGCGCGGTGGCGGCCGACTTCATCACCAAGGGCATCCGCTGCAACTCGATCTGCCCCGGCACCATCGAGACGCCCTCGATGCTCGACCGCGCCGCGGCGGCCGGCCCGCAGGGACGCGAACTGTTCGTGTCGCGGCAGCCGATGGGCAGGCTCGGCACCGCCGACGAGATCGCCTCGCTGGCGGTCTATCTCGCCAGCGACGAAAGCTCGTTCACCACCGGCGTCGCCCACATCATCGACGGCGGCTGGACGCTTTGA
- a CDS encoding TlpA family protein disulfide reductase yields MKSKCLAGAILMVLVLTAQAAGIPEQLKPFERGSWQKILHAHAGRPTLVHFWGVTCGPCKVELPLLGAFMKDHPAIDVVTISADLVPNLPDATRAMLQNAGLSSAENWIFGDGFVERLRFEIDPDWQGDIPRTVLIARDGQITTMEGTAEMADVESWSDRQSAAVR; encoded by the coding sequence ATGAAGTCGAAGTGTCTGGCAGGCGCGATCCTGATGGTCCTGGTGCTGACGGCGCAGGCCGCCGGCATCCCGGAGCAGCTGAAGCCCTTCGAGCGCGGAAGCTGGCAGAAAATTCTGCACGCCCATGCGGGGCGGCCCACGCTGGTGCATTTCTGGGGCGTCACCTGCGGTCCGTGCAAGGTTGAATTGCCGTTGCTCGGCGCGTTCATGAAGGATCACCCGGCGATCGATGTCGTGACCATCAGTGCCGACCTGGTGCCGAATCTGCCCGATGCCACCCGCGCGATGCTGCAGAACGCCGGCCTGTCATCTGCAGAGAACTGGATTTTCGGCGATGGATTTGTCGAGCGGCTGAGGTTCGAGATCGATCCGGACTGGCAGGGCGACATCCCCCGCACCGTGTTGATCGCCCGCGACGGTCAGATCACCACCATGGAAGGCACTGCGGAAATGGCCGACGTCGAAAGCTGGTCAGATCGACAGTCCGCTGCGGTCCGCTGA
- a CDS encoding sialidase family protein — MLRTGIVVALSVTLWRATASGQMSHQHASETACEEQILRCASKVTPAFGPDGTLWLAWMAGGQVSVASSKDVGQSFSPPVAVSKETLNLDWGPDARPKIAVDRDGRIAVAFSTFRDKAFNGQVFNARSVDGGQSFTALLPITANNESQRFEALAIDADGTVFAAWLDKRNRVPVQQAGKKYDGAALYVASSRDGGATYSEAQMVKDNTCECCRIGLAFVGPGRPVVIFRNIFEGGVRDHAIVTFSDLATPGDIFRVSQDDWQIAACPHHGPSLTISAAGTYHVNWYTNGKNRKGLFYAHSHDGGRTFSAPLALGQPGRSPSRPYVIAGPHGIELVWKEFDGEKTTVNLMTSRDDGNSWSAPRAVATTQDTSDHPLLVTDGRRTFLSWMTKADGYRFQSIEEEP, encoded by the coding sequence ATGCTTCGAACGGGGATCGTTGTGGCGTTGTCCGTCACGCTCTGGCGGGCGACTGCATCCGGGCAAATGTCCCATCAGCATGCGTCGGAAACCGCGTGCGAAGAGCAGATTCTGCGTTGCGCATCGAAGGTGACGCCGGCCTTCGGTCCGGACGGGACGCTTTGGCTGGCATGGATGGCGGGCGGGCAGGTTTCCGTCGCCAGCTCGAAAGATGTTGGGCAAAGCTTCTCGCCGCCGGTAGCGGTGTCGAAAGAGACCCTCAATCTCGACTGGGGACCTGACGCAAGGCCGAAAATTGCCGTGGATCGCGACGGCCGGATCGCGGTGGCGTTTTCGACGTTCCGGGACAAGGCGTTCAACGGTCAGGTATTCAACGCGCGTTCGGTGGATGGCGGCCAGAGCTTCACGGCGCTGCTGCCGATCACTGCGAATAACGAGAGCCAGCGCTTCGAGGCGCTGGCGATCGATGCCGACGGAACGGTGTTCGCCGCATGGCTCGACAAGCGCAATCGCGTTCCGGTGCAGCAGGCCGGCAAGAAGTATGACGGCGCCGCCCTCTATGTGGCGTCGTCGCGGGACGGCGGCGCCACCTATTCCGAGGCGCAGATGGTCAAGGACAATACCTGTGAATGCTGCCGGATCGGGCTGGCGTTCGTCGGGCCGGGGCGTCCGGTGGTGATCTTCAGGAACATCTTCGAAGGCGGCGTTCGCGACCACGCGATCGTCACCTTCTCCGATCTGGCGACGCCGGGTGATATCTTTCGGGTCAGCCAGGATGACTGGCAGATCGCCGCCTGTCCGCATCACGGGCCGAGCCTGACGATTTCGGCTGCAGGCACTTACCATGTGAATTGGTACACCAACGGCAAGAATCGCAAGGGCCTGTTCTATGCCCATTCGCACGATGGCGGGCGGACCTTCTCGGCGCCGCTTGCGCTCGGCCAGCCCGGACGCAGCCCATCGCGGCCATATGTCATCGCGGGCCCGCACGGCATCGAGCTCGTGTGGAAAGAGTTCGATGGCGAAAAGACCACGGTCAATCTCATGACGTCGCGGGACGATGGCAATAGCTGGTCGGCGCCGAGGGCTGTCGCGACGACACAGGATACATCCGACCATCCGTTGCTGGTGACGGACGGGCGCAGGACCTTCCTGTCATGGATGACCAAAGCCGACGGCTATCGCTTTCAATCGATCGAGGAAGAGCCATGA
- a CDS encoding TonB-dependent receptor family protein — translation MFRASALCSASAGALVLAVSISAEPAFAQSASQSLPAVTVDAPGAAPKRAVQKPKVRSSAARSRARPAAVSASANPSQARPATASDARGSLSSVPAGQTQTTIDRSQFDNRPAFSVGDVLRDSPGVSVKQGNGPRDLGISIRGSNARNGFAIRNLVIFDDGFPVTQPDGLSRSDLIDPRAYGAIDVIRGPSSALYGNYATGGALNFRTRPGGEINGIEYGVDGGSFGYLNNYLAAGKKVGNFEGSLFASDARGDGFIGNSWFNTQTVNFLGTLKITPDDRLTLKVINNDLDTRLPIRSSLNQYYQNPFQQGCATAAGAGAGCGTVTLNNNGFNNAAGTSARTAEQAGLGRTDRRTIVGGRWEHDFDNQTTWRNQFVFDDRNISQPTGTTNAIGDYPSYNYSSDITRRGEILGMAATTYFGGFYNTLSWSGDTRMLMPGGNAALGRLSSNVVGEHTNYGLRAREELALTSSLTAIAGIGWEVTNLTGRNSAYSYTGASGVTSTSVISTDRQFENTAPELALLYRLNNEWLFRGRVATGYGTPQVGNLFVLANGQLGNNTQLDTQKNLGYDLGFDWTPNNAVKFSVTGFYEFFRNELVSQATPVGAPNSSYTFNAPRSEHRGVELAADWQITPGWRATAAYTYLDQIYTDYTENLTNGQVFSFNRAGNKIPGVSPNELTARLGYDELAGPLQGLGAFVELQWKDSFYLDNANLLKAPGYELVNLNVHYKTDLASNYLKSLSLYLEVRNVFDRTYIASANNIGNSVTSGGVQNPATVLANSTGSIYAGSPRTFVAGMKVAFQ, via the coding sequence ATGTTTCGTGCATCTGCCCTGTGCAGTGCGAGCGCCGGCGCGCTTGTGCTTGCCGTTTCCATTTCAGCTGAGCCAGCGTTTGCGCAATCGGCAAGCCAAAGCTTGCCGGCCGTTACTGTCGATGCGCCCGGCGCCGCGCCGAAGCGCGCGGTGCAAAAGCCGAAGGTCCGCTCATCGGCTGCCAGGTCACGCGCGCGGCCCGCCGCGGTCAGCGCCTCCGCAAATCCGTCGCAGGCCAGGCCGGCCACCGCCAGCGATGCGCGCGGAAGCCTGTCCAGTGTGCCGGCAGGACAGACCCAGACCACCATCGATCGCAGCCAGTTCGACAACCGGCCGGCGTTTTCGGTCGGCGACGTCCTGCGCGACAGCCCGGGCGTCTCGGTCAAGCAGGGCAACGGGCCACGCGATCTCGGCATTTCGATCCGCGGCTCCAACGCCCGCAACGGATTCGCGATCCGCAACCTGGTGATCTTCGACGACGGCTTTCCGGTCACGCAGCCCGACGGTCTGTCGCGCAGCGATCTGATTGATCCGCGCGCTTACGGAGCCATCGACGTCATCCGCGGGCCGTCGTCGGCGCTGTACGGCAACTATGCCACCGGCGGCGCGCTCAATTTCCGCACCCGACCGGGCGGCGAAATCAACGGCATCGAATACGGCGTCGATGGCGGTAGCTTCGGCTATCTCAACAACTACCTGGCGGCGGGCAAGAAGGTCGGAAACTTCGAGGGCTCGCTGTTTGCCAGCGACGCCCGCGGCGACGGCTTCATCGGCAACAGCTGGTTCAACACGCAGACCGTGAATTTTCTGGGGACCCTGAAGATCACGCCTGACGATCGGCTGACGCTGAAGGTGATCAACAACGATCTCGATACCCGCCTGCCGATCCGCTCCTCGCTTAATCAATACTATCAGAATCCATTCCAGCAGGGCTGCGCGACCGCCGCGGGCGCCGGCGCCGGCTGCGGAACGGTCACGCTGAACAACAACGGATTCAACAACGCGGCGGGAACCAGCGCGCGGACCGCGGAGCAGGCCGGGCTCGGACGTACCGACCGGCGCACCATTGTCGGCGGCCGGTGGGAGCACGATTTCGACAACCAGACCACATGGCGCAACCAGTTCGTCTTCGATGACCGCAACATCAGCCAGCCGACCGGCACCACCAACGCCATCGGCGACTATCCGTCCTACAATTACTCCAGCGACATCACCCGTCGCGGCGAGATCCTCGGGATGGCGGCAACGACCTATTTCGGCGGCTTCTACAACACGCTGAGCTGGTCCGGCGATACCCGCATGCTGATGCCGGGCGGAAATGCTGCGCTCGGGCGGCTGTCCTCCAACGTGGTAGGCGAGCACACCAACTACGGCCTGCGTGCGCGCGAGGAGCTTGCCCTGACGTCGTCGCTGACGGCAATTGCCGGCATCGGCTGGGAAGTCACGAATCTGACCGGGAGGAACTCCGCCTACAGCTATACCGGAGCGTCCGGCGTCACCTCGACCTCTGTCATCAGCACCGACAGGCAGTTCGAGAACACCGCGCCGGAGCTGGCGCTGCTCTACAGGCTGAACAACGAGTGGCTGTTCCGCGGTCGGGTGGCGACCGGATACGGCACGCCGCAGGTCGGCAATCTGTTCGTCCTCGCCAATGGCCAGTTGGGCAACAACACCCAGCTCGATACGCAGAAGAACCTCGGCTATGACCTCGGCTTCGACTGGACGCCGAACAATGCCGTGAAGTTCAGCGTGACCGGTTTCTACGAGTTCTTCCGCAACGAACTGGTTTCGCAGGCGACGCCGGTCGGGGCGCCCAATTCGAGCTATACGTTCAATGCGCCGCGCTCCGAACATCGCGGGGTCGAGCTCGCGGCCGACTGGCAGATCACGCCCGGCTGGCGGGCAACTGCGGCCTACACCTATCTCGACCAGATCTACACCGACTACACGGAAAACCTGACCAATGGACAGGTGTTCAGCTTCAACCGGGCAGGCAACAAGATCCCGGGCGTCTCCCCGAACGAACTGACCGCACGCCTGGGTTATGACGAACTGGCGGGACCGTTGCAGGGCCTCGGCGCGTTTGTCGAACTGCAGTGGAAGGACTCGTTCTATCTGGACAACGCCAACCTGCTGAAGGCGCCCGGCTACGAGCTGGTCAACCTTAATGTCCACTACAAGACCGATCTGGCGTCGAACTATCTCAAATCGCTCAGCCTGTATCTCGAGGTGAGGAACGTGTTCGACCGGACCTATATTGCTTCGGCGAACAACATCGGCAACTCGGTCACGTCAGGCGGCGTCCAGAACCCTGCGACCGTCCTGGCGAACTCCACCGGATCTATTTACGCGGGCTCGCCGAGGACCTTCGTCGCCGGCATGAAGGTGGCGTTCCAATGA
- a CDS encoding DUF2946 family protein, protein MRQRLKTYLFIGLVAVWAQIVAPLVPYFAVAAAGPISSMEICSGMTGTDGLDHQSDQKRGSPACILHCALAHAGVALLGNLEPTPSVLVRSIARTVWTEPPSLDGVDRRHSPAQARAPPLLS, encoded by the coding sequence ATGCGACAGCGGCTGAAGACATATCTTTTTATCGGTTTGGTGGCGGTGTGGGCGCAGATCGTCGCTCCCCTCGTGCCATACTTCGCTGTCGCTGCGGCCGGCCCGATTTCCTCCATGGAAATCTGCTCGGGAATGACCGGGACCGATGGTCTGGACCACCAGTCCGATCAGAAGCGCGGCTCGCCAGCCTGTATTCTGCATTGCGCCCTCGCGCATGCCGGTGTTGCGCTGCTCGGCAATCTCGAACCGACGCCATCAGTTCTGGTCCGTTCTATCGCGCGAACTGTCTGGACCGAACCCCCGTCGCTTGACGGCGTCGATCGTCGCCACAGCCCCGCGCAGGCGCGCGCACCACCGCTTCTCTCCTGA
- the exbD gene encoding TonB system transport protein ExbD: MGMSISEGADDDDDFAESHEINVTPFIDVILVLLIIFMVAAPLSTVDLPIDLPSSTATPTKKPDKPTYVSIKSDLAVAIGENMVKRVDLVRTLDSMAEVGKDRMVFLRADRAVPYGDMMDVLELLNSGGYKIKLVTLEGVPAAAAPSQPAPDVPKP; encoded by the coding sequence ATGGGCATGTCAATTTCCGAAGGTGCTGACGACGACGACGATTTCGCGGAATCCCACGAAATCAACGTCACGCCCTTCATCGACGTCATCCTTGTGCTGCTGATCATTTTCATGGTCGCGGCACCGCTGTCCACCGTCGACCTGCCGATCGACCTGCCATCGTCCACGGCCACGCCGACCAAGAAGCCGGACAAGCCGACCTATGTCAGCATCAAGTCCGATCTGGCGGTGGCGATCGGCGAGAACATGGTCAAGCGCGTCGATCTGGTGCGCACGCTCGACTCCATGGCCGAGGTCGGCAAGGATCGCATGGTGTTCCTGCGCGCCGATCGGGCCGTGCCCTATGGCGACATGATGGACGTGCTGGAGCTTCTCAACAGCGGTGGCTACAAGATCAAGCTGGTGACGCTGGAAGGCGTGCCGGCGGCCGCAGCACCTTCGCAACCGGCGCCTGACGTGCCGAAGCCCTGA
- the exbB gene encoding tonB-system energizer ExbB: MIASSFGKTLKWAAVLAVVALASPLLAQQKAAPAAPVTSQPAVAQAPPVQPQAPAAETRPAVPLAPSAEAAPDASGKPAKAVVANAIHELSPWSMFRNADIIVQAIMVSLAFASLVTWTVGIAKMLELSVAQRKLRGALKRISEKRSLAEAQLALGGKENVLSSLLAAAMHEGRMSAGISSDSGIKERAASSFSEIVRAEARRVRFGMGALATIGATSPFVGLFGTVWGIMNSFIGISKSQTTNLAVVAPGIAEALLATAIGLVAAIPAVIIYNHFARVTKGYMELVSRASGAAGRLLSRDLDRTHGGSHARAAE, from the coding sequence ATGATCGCATCATCGTTTGGAAAAACTCTCAAGTGGGCCGCCGTGCTTGCCGTCGTGGCGCTGGCGTCTCCCTTGCTCGCGCAACAGAAGGCAGCACCGGCCGCACCGGTGACGTCGCAACCGGCGGTCGCGCAGGCGCCCCCGGTGCAGCCGCAGGCACCCGCGGCCGAGACACGGCCGGCAGTGCCGCTGGCCCCCTCGGCCGAAGCGGCGCCCGACGCTTCCGGCAAGCCGGCCAAGGCCGTTGTCGCGAATGCGATTCACGAACTGTCGCCGTGGTCGATGTTCAGGAACGCCGACATCATCGTCCAGGCGATCATGGTCAGCCTGGCCTTTGCGTCGCTGGTGACCTGGACCGTCGGTATCGCCAAGATGCTGGAATTGTCGGTGGCCCAGCGCAAGCTACGCGGCGCACTGAAGCGCATCTCGGAGAAGCGCTCGCTGGCCGAAGCCCAGCTCGCGCTCGGCGGCAAGGAGAACGTGCTGTCATCGCTGCTGGCGGCAGCGATGCATGAGGGACGGATGTCCGCCGGCATTTCCAGCGACAGCGGCATCAAGGAGCGTGCAGCTTCCAGCTTCAGCGAGATCGTTCGCGCCGAGGCGCGGCGCGTGCGCTTCGGCATGGGCGCGCTGGCAACCATCGGCGCGACGTCGCCGTTCGTCGGCCTGTTCGGCACCGTGTGGGGCATCATGAACAGCTTTATCGGCATTTCGAAATCGCAGACCACCAATCTCGCGGTGGTGGCGCCCGGCATTGCCGAGGCGCTGCTGGCCACCGCCATCGGCCTGGTTGCGGCGATTCCCGCGGTGATCATCTACAATCACTTCGCGCGGGTGACGAAGGGCTACATGGAGCTGGTGAGCCGCGCCTCGGGCGCCGCCGGTCGTCTGCTGTCGCGCGACCTCGACCGCACCCATGGCGGCTCGCACGCCCGCGCGGCGGAGTAG